The Daphnia pulex isolate KAP4 chromosome 7, ASM2113471v1 genome includes the window AACAACGCCGTGGAATTTCAGACGCTGGAAGAACTCGACAATCTTTCCACAGACTTGGACGCGATGCGCACGCAAAGTTTATTGATATGCGAAAGGATTCTCGGCTCGACTCACAAAGTAAGAACAgacaaaaaatggaaaaaaaaacttttgtaaATCAACCGCCCCAAGATGCATATCTCTAAAAAGGAGTATTGATTTTTGGttctccctctttttctttttaaaataaaggatGCGATATTCCGTTTCATGTATCGAGGAGCAGCTTACGCCGATAGCCTGCGCTACCAGCAGTGCATTGACTTGTGGAAATACGCCCTTCAGTTGAGAGTGTTCAAGGATACGTTGCTCTACAACGAGACCTGCTTCGCAGCCCGGGCCCTGGTCCGCATTTTCCTGGACCTCCACGAGAAACACGAATGCGGGCTCCTTCGCGAACCCCTGCGACTGGCCGATGTCATGTCTGCTTTTACCTTACTCGTCGACAATATGGAAGCGTCGCTGGAATTGCTCCACGTCCGACCCGTTTTCCGCCGGCACCAAGATAACTTTGACCGTATCCTCAACTGCCTGAgccatttgttgtttttactgACATCGATCGAGTCGGAGCGACCGGACAGGACCCGACTCGTCGAACTTGTTTGTCGGGTGGTGCGGATAGACCCCAGGACGTCGACCGGCGAGTCCCTGCTACATCTAGCCGCCAATCGGGACAACACGATTAAAAGCAGCACTTACTTTGATGAGCCTCAAGGAACCTTCTTCCCCTCGGTGAAAGTTGCCCAACTCCTCATTGATTGCGGGGCTGATGTGTCGTCCCTGGACCAGAAACGCAACACTCCCCTCCACACGGCGGCCAAAATCCAGAATTATCACTCGAATCTCGTCGAGTTGCTGCTCAATCACGGCGGCCACATCGACCAAATCAATAGCGATGGGGAGCGACCTGCCGTCATGCTCCTCAAGCTGCCCACTTGCTCTGTCCACCCGCTGCAGTACATCAGTCTCCGGTGTTTGGCCGCTTCGGTTATCAAGACCCAAGGCATCAGCTATCGAGGTGAAGTGCCAGTATCTCTAGAACCGTTCATTGAAAAGCACTGAGCTTCCTATTGAGCTTGCACCAGTAAAACGATTCAAATTAATGATgatctttccctttttactaATGAACTGTTATATCTTTTGACTAGCCATAATTCTCCTTCCCTCCCCGCAAAATGTAAATAAGATTTAGTGAGCTAATAACCATCTCcaatgcaaagaaaaaacaggcaAAAAGTCCGTCTACTACTCGACGGTGCAATTCGACACTGCGACGCGCTTTAAATGCTTTAAAACGATATCTGTTTTGTAATTGTTTTCACATTTCCCCCTCGTCCTCtgaaccatttttttgtttgtgtttcacAACAACTTGATGAAAGATGAACATACTACTACGTCgaacgattttgtttgtttggtctttttattagtttttttttctcatgtgTTACGCCTGTGCAGCAGATaagtataaaagaaaaagcgcaCAAGGAAGAAACGACGATTGCCCCGCAACAATACAATcgactttttttccattatcaATTATCATCATTCTAATTATGACCAAGTTTCCAGCTGCAAACGTGATTGCTTGATCATTTCTGTGATGTAGTGATTGGCTTTATCCAGAGTCCAGGCATCATTGTTACTGGCGCCGTCGTCATCAATCATCAAGGCCATCCGAAGAGCTTGCGTCACCTGATCGGGCATTTGCTTGGCGTTTCCGGCTACAAAGACCCAGGCTCGCTGATGGATCAACAGCCGACGCAGCAGTAATCTTTGTTCATCCATCCGGTGTTGAACATATCTAGACGAGCCCGCAAAATGAAACTAGAGAGTTAGCAAGACACGTTTTTCATGACACTCGAGAGTTTTCTGCTTAGTCATgtgtgaagaaaacaaaagaaaaagtcaccGGATGCTACACTAGAGATCTTTTGTGCGCAGAGACGACTAATCGTTACATAATGACTTACGGATGAGTGAAGagaagggagaagaaaaacaaatactcACATTTTATCCGGTTGGTCTCTAGAAAAAGCGCAGGAAAGATGCAAACGTCCTTGTTGCTCTAATGACAGCCACTcatcggagaagaagaaatcgtgGGTTCGATTGCGGCAGCCAAAGTAGAGGTAGAGATCTCGTTCACTTCCAGTTGTTTCACAGCACCTCTGGTCGTTGATGTAGGAGCGGAAAGGCGAGCAGCCCGTTCCGGGACCAATCATTATCACAGGTGTCgcctatttttcaaatgtaaattGATGTTGGACATGGTAAAAAGGGTTGGTCTTATTAAAAAGGGCTTTATTACCGGGTCGGTCGGAAAGCGCAACGTCCCTGAACGAACCCATAGCGGAATCCGCACTCCAGGGACTAGTTTACTCAGCCAAGTGGAACATAGCCCACGCCGAGGTTCAGACAGTTTCGTCTTGTACTGGACCACTGCTACAAGGATTTGTAATTGCTTCGGGTTAgtctatttttaaacaaaagttaaaaacaagaGTATTACTTTCAAATAAATCAGTTGAGGCATTACCTTGGCACTAGAAGCGATGGAGAATGCCCTGGGTTTGATGGCCGGAATCAAATCGAATAAGTATTCGACTGGGACCTGGGCAGCCGATTTATAAAAATCGTGGAGAACTTCTAGCATAGTTCGCCGAGGTCGGTTGCAGTAATTGAATAATTCTTGCTGTCCTTCTGTCGAGACGAATTCGAGCAATTTTTCGCGTTCCATCTCGTCAGAACTGAAGCGAGCCAAAAGTTCGAAGAAAGACTTCCTGGGAATAGATAGGAAGTCCCAGTAGCGACGGGCGCACTCTTCGGTCGTGAATCCAGCGGCCGGCAGGATCCAATCTGGAGGCAATTTGGTCTCGActttgttgctgctgagagACAGGCGCTGGTATTTGGCAAGTTGAGGAAAAACTTGAAAGAGCATGTCAACTTTGTCGTCCGAGTTGGTCGGTTGGACCAATACAACATCTCCAGGGCTATAGGTGATGCCTGAATCGTTCAGATCGAAAGTGATGAGTCGAACGTCCTGGAAATGTTCGGCGGAGGTGACTCGAACGTTTTGTGATACCTCCGCATTGTAAGGATTCTTGGCGGAATAATAAGGCGGATGACTAGTAGGTGACTGATGGGCTGTTGATGTGACAGAATCAATTTTGGTAACTGAATATTTAGCAGGAGGTAGAAAGTCTGGACTGAGTGGTTGAATGCCTTCAGGTAATGGGAACATTTGTAAAATCATTGGCCAAAGGTTTTCCAGCCAAGGGTTTATGGCAGCATCTAATCCCATGTCGTGTTGGTCATCACCCAATGCAGGATCGAGAATTGGTTTGGCCCCAAGCTGCAGAAGTCGTTTGTGTAATTTCTTGGCAGCAAAGTTGAATTTCTGATAAGACGAGTCACCCAACCCTAGAACACCAAAGTTCATTGCCAACAAGGAATTTTGAGGTAAATCTCTCCTCAGTAGAAATCTCCAGAATTGTTTCATATTGTCTGGTTCTTCTCCTTGTCCTGTTGTCGAGCAAACAAATATGACAATATGCTGGTCAGGTAAAAGTTGGACTTCAAAGTCATCCATTTCCAATACCTTGACATTGAATcgaaatctgaaatgaatcGTTGAAAGCTATCTgtcatttatttgatttgtagTTTAAGAACTTGCACATACATACCTAAGAGCTTCTCTTCCTATTCTTTCTGCCAGATCCTGAGCAGTTCCTGTTTGACTTCCATAGAGCACAAGTAAATTTCTCTCAAAAATCATCATTTCCTTTGTTTGAATGGAAACTATTTCGGAGAGAGTTTAATCGTTGTCGTTTCCACGACAAGTTTCTGAGCACGTACGTCTCGACAAAAGCCAATTGCATGCAGATGGGTTTATTACTACGACAATTCCAGGTTGTTGTCAAAGATAAAAACCCGACGAGTGCTGGGGGGAACAACATCGTCTGCATTCGGAAACTTGACGTAGGCTACATCACGAAGCTGTTTCTcactggaaaagaaatttcggtTGGGTTGTAATTCTGATTAAAGATTTGTATCCTCCTCGACTTTTCATATATATGTTTATTACCTTCTCTCGAAGCAGCTCagtatatatgtacacacaacaGCCAAGTAATAGGAAGGGTCTCTATTGTCAACTTTTATGGATCGTGCGCGGGTATGGCAATCCGCAGCGCGGCAAAAGTTAGTGAGGGTTTCATGTTCGcctcttttttaattggaaaggGTTgacgttaaaaaaagaaaacaagatcaAACGtgaaaaaacatataaaaatgtGAGTGTGGCCAAGCAGATATtatctcatttatttttttttcccgtatTTGCCATATAGACCTGCGCGCACGATAGATTTGTCTGTAAGTAAATACGTTTTACAATCTCGGGAAAGTTCGGCGTCGTCGTCAAGCACTCAAAATAATGATCTCTATTCTCTATAAATCTTCTACTtatatacaatttttttttttcatttatttattttttttccccctttcatACAGCATGGCGTCCGCCTTTGATGCAGGAGCAGCTGCAGATTGACGTCAGAATCTCCTATATAATGTAATCCTTACCTTCTCTATATAGATAAATAGGCTATTCGTATATAGCGCCGCATGGTACACACTTGACGGCGAAATAGCTGGTTTTTTTTCATACTCTTCGTGACTTTTTCTACGTATTCTCATTTTAATgtcgaaaacaaataaacctAAACtgagaaaatgtatttatgGAATAAAACTTACAATACACGAATTTTCTACTCGGCGCTTTCACCATGGCAAACGCTCTCATTCACAAAGTCGGAGAGTCTGAAGTGTATTACATGAACTCGTACATAATGAAGTACACACGAGAATAAAGTAGGTGGCGGTTGCTGTCGTGATGATTGTTGTCTACCATCATCATCTGTTTGGCTGGGCAGAAAGTTGGTCGATAGATGCTggcgtttttattattacatataCGGTTGAATAGAGTCTTGACGAACGTGTTTATCATTAGAGCCGCTTTGTGTGGGTGACGTTCAAGCAGCACGTCCCCATGCGGAATAACCGTACCCtaaacggaagaagaaaagttgccCGCTATTTTTCTggtatcgatttttttttcccaacatgCTGATGGTGGTGTACTATCAAGGTGTGGTCTAAACTGATGtactgatttgtttttcttcctgacGTCCGTGTGACAGAGTACATAGAGCAGCTAATAGAAAATCGTAATGGATGGTCATTAGAAGAAGCCAACAGCCGAGCGTCCAACTATTCGAGGGGGGGTACTGGTCTCTGTAAGTAAGTGATTACATCGCAGTATCGCACATCAGAGAGCCATTTGCTATTGCATTATGTGTGCCTATTTACTCCCTCTCTTTTCCAGCTATagccgaaaaaaaggaagctAGATATATACCTAGCCATGACGACCGCACAGGACACTGTGAATTGTTAAGCTTCTACAACGACGTCAGCAATCAATGGTGGTGTGCTGTTCAATTATgtgcggcggtggcggtggtattctatatatatatgaaacGTGAGCATCGAACTGtatacaaaagagagagagagctttcGATCGAATGTGTCGCCCAAATAGAATAGGACGTGTGTCgatctcaaaaaaaaaacgggaaagtGGTTAAAGCAAGTTTCCATCTTGGTTTCTTTTGGCCGCATTGTCTCTATCTAATTTTTCGATTGACTTGCCTCCGAGCTCCTTATTTCGTTGGCCATTGTGTGCGACGCAGCTCCTCTTCTTCAGACGCATAAAAATGCCTCCGCCGCCTATATGGGCGCCGTATATCGGTCCCTGCCATCTCACAATCGACAAACGATCgcgcgggagagagagaaagagagagtctCTATAGGTACAAAAGTGAGTTGGGCGCATGGTCGATGGTCCCGAAAATCGATAAGACTCGCGGTGGTATCGCAGCAGCTAAGACTCTGGTAGCTCgcaggtctctctctctctttccaacTCGGATGTGTGTCgatacttgtgtgtgtgtgtgtgtgtgagagagaagtATATTATTACACACTCTTGTCGTGCGAAATAAAACGGATCCAAGGCCGTATTGTGTCGATCACGGCACACTTCTTCCAAGGTGAAGCGGACACACACAATCGACCGACAATATTACATGTagaaatggaatgaaattatGTATGAAGGAATGAAAACGAAATGTAAAAACTTGTTTAAAACTGAAGGTGACTGTTCCAGTTGCACGGATATAGTCCTTATGCAGATGCATAATTGCCGCGTTCCTTGTAGTTGATAAAATGGTTGCATGTTAAGTTGTTGTTATAAACAGTTGGCGGTACAAACAGCACCTGCTTCTACCGCGCAATGCAAATCAGTTTGTGTATAAAGAATATAGTTGATCCAGTTGTCTACACGGCAGGATTGATATGGCAATGACAGAGAAACATTGTCTGCTTAGTAGGAAAActcgtatttttcttctttgacggTGTTATTCTCTATTCGCTATACGGTTTGTCGGCTGTTTTTGTTGATCTTGATCTTTTTaccctatacacacacacacacactcggaGCCAATGGATCGTGAGAAATCCACACACGACAAGAGAACTTTCCCTCATTCACGACTGAATAAAGAGAACTGAATAATAGAAAACTAGAGATTATTCACAGACAATAATCCATCAGAAACTGAATAATGGATAGGTTTTGTTGTTTGCAATTTGATCCATTAGACAAAATTTAAGCTTTAAAACCggcgtcgtctgctttcgaCTAAAAGATTATTTACTTCTTCCAGAAAGGATATATACGTGCCTGTCATTTTTGAACCTTTGATGACATGAGAGACGGggtgtagtatatatatatatatatattcacaTGTGGAAATAGTATATATACACCTGGGGGACGTGAAAGCTTCTGATTAATAGCTTGCGAGGCGCGTGACCGGCATCCCGGAATTCCTCTCAAGTATAGTCTGCTTTGGCTTTGCCTGGCTACCGATGAGTCTCTCCAGATAGATagttataatatatatatagataaatacgagtagtagtagtagttcgCACCATCAAGTCGTTCTACTTCATCACGttcgggagaagaaaaaaaaaagatgacgaccAAATGGTCCAGTCTCGCAGTGCTGGCAAGCCTAGCAAACTCTGGGGGCAACCGTCGGAACGACAATATCGATCGTTCGCCTTCATAATTCtttcgacattttttatttctttcccaactcataaataaacaaaaagaaaatacgaaatttactttttataaaaagaatctccaggattttttcttgtatGTTGGCGAAAAAAGGAGCCTGGACGTCCATCATCCCTGGACAATTTGCAATTGATAGGAAATCTACGCGAATCTTTTTCATGGTTGATAAATAAAACGCCTCGTCGATGTTTTAACGAACCGAGAAGAGTTCTCAAACGACGAGACGGttcatttttcctgtttgGTGTGGAGCTATGCCGTCAAACGATGCAGAAGATGACGCcgcttgcacacacacacgcagcacaaattctttcctttaacaaaaaatacatataaagaaaactttcccttttaaattgttcttgatatgtgtgtgtgtgtgtgtgtgtagcagTTGTCAACGTACTGTGGTTGTCATAAAAGAAGGCTGCTGGAATAACATTGGACGGCATCACGGTGGGTCACGGACCCATGGATGCTCTCTTGTTATTTGGGATTATTActgggctgttgttgtttttattaaagagAAGAACATATTAATAGCCGTGGTAAACTGCAAAAGACACAAGTCTAAGCAGAAGGATACGATAGCTTAGAGCTGAAATATTTTGTCTGCTCGAATGGCAACAGTGTTTcgagtcgttttttttcttttttcccattttatttagattttctttaaagaaaacacacgaaaaaacaaaagaaactttcgggtttctttttctctgctgcttTTGGTTCGGAACATTTTGGGAGTGTTGGCGTTTATAGTTTGCTGAGTCTCTCCCCCACCCACCGCTGGAAAGAGAAACCCCACCCACTAtcaagcggcggcggcgctgCTGACGCTACAGGGCATTCCAGATTCCAACCCGGACTCAACTGACGATAGTTTGTTTGCTTCTCTGCTCGatgcaagagagagagaggcgaaTGTGTATATGTATTGTGGCTCTCTTGTATGTGTAATAGTTTTTAACGTGGGGTGTAGACAACCAAAAGACGACCATAGCATGTCACGTCCGACAACATCCATCATGACGACCCAGTGAATGCACCCAGAAACGAAAACTATTTTCGCcacctccctctctctctctcaatcgAGAAGTTTGTTTTCTTGGGTTTTTCATCGATAATTTTTTGCCATCAGCCGACTCCCttgacggtgtgtgtgtgtgcgtgtgtctgAGGCTCAGGTTTCTGTCCTCAATTGCCAGTTTTTTTAGGTTTAATTGGTTTCGTGGTTTCTTCTGCCTTCGTTCACAGGTTCTTTGGCACAGTGTTGTTGCCAAGTGGAAAGGACTGACCTGAAGACTCTTTTCGAAGCAGAGAGTCAGGGGTTTGGTGAGGTTGGAGAAACGTAGGGTCATTTTGAGGACCCACAGCACCAAAAAGCAGGCAAACTGGAACTCATGGAGCTTGAAAATATTGTCGCCAACACCGTTTACCTCAAGGCTAGGGAAGGtaaagaaatggatttttgtttgacgCTTTTATTGGTTACTCAGGATTTGCCACTTGTCTATAGTCCCCCCTTTTTTGCTCATTCTTTGATTGTGTCCTATCCCTCTTTTTTCACATCTAGTGTTGAGTAAAAATGGTGGCAGCTTGCCAACGTGTCTGAAAAACAAGGCATTTTTTTATATGCTGGTTGGTGTTAAATCAATACCAGCATGCCACCACCAACACTTCACACTTGCACAACCAACCGAATGACATTGTAatctatttatttgtttttttcttttccaggtGGTGGTGACAGCAACAAAGGCAAAAgcaagaaat containing:
- the LOC124197952 gene encoding protein fem-1 homolog A-like — protein: MAMWITGKNDHSSRREALFTDLYQECKLAPPAARLSYSLRVRLERFLQPERREIACRMKEGCAPLFIACKKGNVEIVEYLITICNADVEQRGKYEVPDDRSVHNVTPLWCAAVAGKLPVVKCLVQYGADVDSMSDTGSTPVRSACFMTHLEIVQFLVESGADILRANYNGGTCLINSVQSVPLCEYLLQHGAAVNALDIQQKTALHYAIQEHRLETTKLLLQYLADPYLKSRYGDDALQTSCLKGATQIFEYLITNVPYNLERIADAYELMGSTCLDEHHDLQLALQYWRNAVQLRNRDPASLIVKAISSPAEHFNNAVEFQTLEELDNLSTDLDAMRTQSLLICERILGSTHKDAIFRFMYRGAAYADSLRYQQCIDLWKYALQLRVFKDTLLYNETCFAARALVRIFLDLHEKHECGLLREPLRLADVMSAFTLLVDNMEASLELLHVRPVFRRHQDNFDRILNCLSHLLFLLTSIESERPDRTRLVELVCRVVRIDPRTSTGESLLHLAANRDNTIKSSTYFDEPQGTFFPSVKVAQLLIDCGADVSSLDQKRNTPLHTAAKIQNYHSNLVELLLNHGGHIDQINSDGERPAVMLLKLPTCSVHPLQYISLRCLAASVIKTQGISYRGEVPVSLEPFIEKH
- the LOC124197953 gene encoding NADPH-dependent diflavin oxidoreductase 1-like isoform X2, with product MDDFEVQLLPDQHIVIFVCSTTGQGEEPDNMKQFWRFLLRRDLPQNSLLAMNFGVLGLGDSSYQKFNFAAKKLHKRLLQLGAKPILDPALGDDQHDMGLDAAINPWLENLWPMILQMFPLPEGIQPLSPDFLPPAKYSVTKIDSVTSTAHQSPTSHPPYYSAKNPYNAEVSQNVRVTSAEHFQDVRLITFDLNDSGITYSPGDVVLVQPTNSDDKVDMLFQVFPQLAKYQRLSLSSNKVETKLPPDWILPAAGFTTEECARRYWDFLSIPRKSFFELLARFSSDEMEREKLLEFVSTEGQQELFNYCNRPRRTMLEVLHDFYKSAAQVPVEYLFDLIPAIKPRAFSIASSAKTNPKQLQILVAVVQYKTKLSEPRRGLCSTWLSKLVPGVRIPLWVRSGTLRFPTDPATPVIMIGPGTGCSPFRSYINDQRCCETTGSERDLYLYFGCRNRTHDFFFSDEWLSLEQQGRLHLSCAFSRDQPDKIYVQHRMDEQRLLLRRLLIHQRAWVFVAGNAKQMPDQVTQALRMALMIDDDGASNNDAWTLDKANHYITEMIKQSRLQLETWS
- the LOC124197953 gene encoding NADPH-dependent diflavin oxidoreductase 1-like isoform X1, which codes for MMIFERNLLVLYGSQTGTAQDLAERIGREALRFRFNVKVLEMDDFEVQLLPDQHIVIFVCSTTGQGEEPDNMKQFWRFLLRRDLPQNSLLAMNFGVLGLGDSSYQKFNFAAKKLHKRLLQLGAKPILDPALGDDQHDMGLDAAINPWLENLWPMILQMFPLPEGIQPLSPDFLPPAKYSVTKIDSVTSTAHQSPTSHPPYYSAKNPYNAEVSQNVRVTSAEHFQDVRLITFDLNDSGITYSPGDVVLVQPTNSDDKVDMLFQVFPQLAKYQRLSLSSNKVETKLPPDWILPAAGFTTEECARRYWDFLSIPRKSFFELLARFSSDEMEREKLLEFVSTEGQQELFNYCNRPRRTMLEVLHDFYKSAAQVPVEYLFDLIPAIKPRAFSIASSAKTNPKQLQILVAVVQYKTKLSEPRRGLCSTWLSKLVPGVRIPLWVRSGTLRFPTDPATPVIMIGPGTGCSPFRSYINDQRCCETTGSERDLYLYFGCRNRTHDFFFSDEWLSLEQQGRLHLSCAFSRDQPDKIYVQHRMDEQRLLLRRLLIHQRAWVFVAGNAKQMPDQVTQALRMALMIDDDGASNNDAWTLDKANHYITEMIKQSRLQLETWS
- the LOC124197953 gene encoding NADPH-dependent diflavin oxidoreductase 1-like isoform X3 — translated: MKQFWRFLLRRDLPQNSLLAMNFGVLGLGDSSYQKFNFAAKKLHKRLLQLGAKPILDPALGDDQHDMGLDAAINPWLENLWPMILQMFPLPEGIQPLSPDFLPPAKYSVTKIDSVTSTAHQSPTSHPPYYSAKNPYNAEVSQNVRVTSAEHFQDVRLITFDLNDSGITYSPGDVVLVQPTNSDDKVDMLFQVFPQLAKYQRLSLSSNKVETKLPPDWILPAAGFTTEECARRYWDFLSIPRKSFFELLARFSSDEMEREKLLEFVSTEGQQELFNYCNRPRRTMLEVLHDFYKSAAQVPVEYLFDLIPAIKPRAFSIASSAKTNPKQLQILVAVVQYKTKLSEPRRGLCSTWLSKLVPGVRIPLWVRSGTLRFPTDPATPVIMIGPGTGCSPFRSYINDQRCCETTGSERDLYLYFGCRNRTHDFFFSDEWLSLEQQGRLHLSCAFSRDQPDKIYVQHRMDEQRLLLRRLLIHQRAWVFVAGNAKQMPDQVTQALRMALMIDDDGASNNDAWTLDKANHYITEMIKQSRLQLETWS